In the genome of Deinococcus sp. QL22, one region contains:
- a CDS encoding MIP/aquaporin family protein, giving the protein MTAGKMLAEGIGTFALVFVGMLAIVNGVGLLGVAFAHGLAIAVMATALGTVSGGQFNPAVSLGLSLVGKQSWADTLRFAAAQLIGGALGAFAVLGLTSRSALNRAGFGQPNPAEGVPALSALGMEAVLTFFLVLVVLKVAVRQGHALGGLIVGLTIVADILAGGPVSGAAMNPARVFGPAVVSGDWTFQWVYWAGPLLGAALAAGTARALWRLPTQIAASEVRPS; this is encoded by the coding sequence GTGACTGCTGGCAAGATGCTCGCCGAGGGGATCGGCACCTTTGCCCTGGTGTTTGTGGGCATGCTGGCGATCGTCAACGGCGTGGGCCTGCTGGGGGTGGCCTTTGCCCACGGCCTGGCGATTGCGGTCATGGCGACGGCCCTGGGTACCGTCAGTGGTGGGCAATTCAATCCCGCTGTCAGCTTGGGGCTGAGTCTGGTCGGCAAACAGAGTTGGGCCGATACGCTGCGCTTTGCGGCCGCGCAACTGATCGGCGGCGCGCTGGGGGCCTTCGCCGTGCTGGGGCTGACCAGCCGATCGGCTCTCAACCGGGCGGGCTTCGGCCAACCCAATCCCGCGGAGGGCGTCCCGGCCCTGAGTGCCCTGGGCATGGAAGCGGTGCTCACATTCTTTCTGGTGCTGGTCGTGCTCAAGGTCGCGGTTCGGCAGGGACACGCGCTGGGTGGGCTCATCGTGGGGCTCACCATCGTGGCGGACATCCTGGCCGGCGGCCCCGTGTCCGGCGCGGCGATGAACCCCGCCCGGGTCTTTGGCCCAGCGGTGGTCTCCGGCGACTGGACGTTTCAGTGGGTCTACTGGGCGGGGCCGCTGCTCGGTGCAGCCCTGGCCGCGGGAACGGCCCGCGCTTTGTGGCGCTTGCCCACGCAGATTGCCGCCTCCGAAGTCCGGCCCTCCTGA